From Salinirubellus salinus, the proteins below share one genomic window:
- the pan1 gene encoding proteasome-activating nucleotidase Pan1, translating into MTESVDDVDMPYDEDASQQDKVEALEERLEILESQNEEMRDKLLDANAENNKYQQKLERLTHENKKLKQSPLFVATVQEITDEGVVIKQHGNNQEALTEVTDEMRQNLAPDDRVAVNNSLSIVKILDDETDVRARVMQVEKKPEVSYADIGGIDEQMEEVRETVEMPLKSPEMFDQVGIDPPSGVLLYGPPGTGKTMLAKAVANQTDATFIKMAGSELVHKFIGEGAKLVRDLFELARQHEPAVIFIDEIDAIASKRTESKTSGDAEVQRTMMQLLSEMDGFEDRGQISIIAATNRFDMLDPAILRPGRFDRLIEVPKPDEDGREIIFRIHTRNMNVSDDVSFEELAEEADEASGADIKAICTEAGMFAIRDDRTEVRMEDFRAAWEKIKQAESEEDDEVSKTFA; encoded by the coding sequence ATGACAGAGTCTGTTGATGACGTCGATATGCCGTACGACGAGGACGCGTCACAACAGGATAAGGTGGAAGCCTTAGAGGAGCGCCTCGAAATCCTGGAGTCGCAGAACGAGGAGATGCGCGACAAGCTCCTCGACGCCAACGCCGAGAACAACAAGTACCAGCAGAAGTTGGAACGGCTCACCCACGAGAACAAGAAGCTCAAGCAGTCCCCGCTGTTCGTCGCCACCGTCCAGGAGATCACGGACGAGGGCGTCGTCATCAAGCAGCACGGGAACAACCAGGAGGCGCTCACCGAGGTCACCGACGAGATGCGCCAGAACCTCGCGCCCGACGACCGGGTCGCAGTCAACAACTCTCTCTCCATCGTCAAGATCCTCGACGACGAGACGGACGTCCGGGCCCGCGTGATGCAGGTCGAGAAGAAACCGGAGGTCTCCTACGCGGACATCGGTGGCATCGACGAGCAGATGGAGGAGGTCCGCGAGACCGTCGAGATGCCGCTCAAGTCCCCCGAGATGTTCGACCAGGTCGGCATCGACCCGCCGAGCGGTGTGCTTCTCTACGGCCCACCGGGCACGGGCAAGACGATGCTGGCCAAGGCCGTCGCCAACCAGACCGACGCCACCTTCATCAAGATGGCCGGCTCCGAACTCGTCCACAAGTTCATCGGTGAGGGCGCGAAGCTCGTCCGTGACCTGTTCGAACTCGCGCGCCAGCACGAACCGGCCGTCATCTTCATCGACGAGATCGACGCCATCGCCTCGAAACGCACCGAGTCAAAGACGAGCGGCGACGCCGAGGTCCAGCGGACGATGATGCAGCTCCTCTCGGAGATGGACGGCTTCGAGGACCGCGGCCAGATCTCCATCATCGCCGCGACGAACCGCTTCGACATGCTCGACCCCGCCATCCTCCGGCCGGGTCGCTTCGACCGCCTCATCGAGGTCCCCAAGCCCGACGAGGACGGGCGCGAGATCATCTTCCGCATCCACACGCGGAACATGAACGTCTCCGACGACGTCTCGTTCGAGGAACTCGCCGAGGAGGCAGACGAGGCCTCCGGTGCGGACATCAAGGCAATCTGCACGGAGGCCGGGATGTTCGCCATCCGCGACGACCGCACCGAGGTCCGGATGGAGGACTTCCGCGCGGCGTGGGAGAAAATCAAGCAGGCCGAGAGCGAGGAGGACGACGAGGTCTCGAAGACGTTCGCCTGA
- a CDS encoding long-chain-fatty-acid--CoA ligase: protein MRTGTTIADTLEQTVDRYPDREAVVYPRRDQRWTYREFDERVNRLANALADLGVEKGDRVSTMLHNGSEMVLTVYACAKLGAVFNPLNYRLPAGEVEFIVNDAGAEVVVFEDATREAVEGARPDLETVSEYLWVPAPGDEGNDPDTPEYAHEFYGLLEAGSSARPAVTVAEDDAYAFIYTSGTTGRPKGVVHEHRDMVEHSLLCIAEMNVRAEDVGLSILPLYHCAELHANLFPRVHRGATNVIQHEFDPVATLSAVEEHDVSLMFAAPTAWNAIARTAAETDHDVSSLRLGLYGAAPMPERVLDLCMEHLCEDYVQAYGMTEIGPCGTFQSPDEQRSKQGSAGTAALNHSIRVVEPDAAPDATVEQGEVGEILISGPCTMREYWNRPEATAESLREQGGRTWYYTGDLGYQDEDGYLFVVDRKDDMIISGGENVYPSEVEDVLFAHDEVVEAAVVGEPDDQWGERVVAYIVGEADAETLDAYMLETDRLADFKRPRAYYFVEELPKNPSGKVQKFRLRSDEVDPEGTAVAED, encoded by the coding sequence ATGCGAACGGGAACCACGATAGCCGACACGCTGGAGCAGACCGTCGACCGCTACCCGGACCGGGAGGCGGTCGTCTACCCACGGCGTGACCAGCGCTGGACCTACCGCGAGTTCGACGAACGGGTGAATCGACTGGCGAACGCGCTCGCCGACCTGGGCGTGGAGAAGGGCGACCGGGTCTCGACGATGCTGCACAACGGCTCGGAGATGGTGCTCACGGTCTACGCCTGCGCGAAGCTCGGCGCCGTCTTCAACCCGCTCAACTACCGCCTCCCGGCCGGCGAGGTGGAGTTCATCGTGAACGACGCCGGCGCCGAGGTCGTGGTCTTCGAGGATGCCACCCGCGAGGCCGTCGAGGGCGCGCGACCTGACCTCGAGACCGTCTCGGAGTACCTCTGGGTCCCAGCCCCCGGCGACGAGGGGAACGACCCCGATACTCCCGAGTACGCCCACGAGTTCTACGGCCTCCTCGAAGCCGGGTCCAGCGCCCGGCCCGCCGTGACCGTCGCCGAGGACGACGCCTACGCGTTCATCTACACCTCGGGCACGACCGGCCGGCCGAAGGGCGTGGTCCACGAGCACCGCGACATGGTCGAACACAGCCTCCTCTGCATCGCGGAGATGAACGTCCGTGCGGAGGACGTGGGGCTCTCCATCCTGCCGCTCTACCACTGCGCGGAGCTCCACGCCAACCTCTTCCCGCGGGTCCACCGCGGCGCGACGAACGTGATTCAACACGAGTTCGACCCGGTCGCCACGCTGTCGGCCGTCGAGGAACACGACGTGTCCCTGATGTTCGCCGCGCCGACGGCGTGGAACGCCATCGCCCGGACCGCGGCCGAGACGGACCACGACGTCTCCTCGCTCCGGCTGGGGCTCTACGGGGCCGCGCCGATGCCGGAGCGCGTGCTCGACCTCTGCATGGAGCACCTCTGTGAGGACTACGTGCAGGCCTACGGGATGACCGAGATCGGCCCGTGTGGGACGTTCCAGTCCCCAGACGAGCAGCGCTCGAAGCAGGGCTCTGCGGGGACGGCCGCGCTCAACCACTCCATCCGCGTCGTCGAACCGGACGCCGCCCCCGACGCCACCGTCGAGCAGGGCGAGGTCGGCGAGATACTGATCTCGGGGCCGTGTACGATGCGCGAGTACTGGAACCGACCAGAGGCCACCGCCGAGTCGCTCCGGGAGCAGGGCGGGCGGACCTGGTACTACACGGGTGACCTCGGCTACCAGGACGAGGACGGCTACCTGTTCGTCGTCGACCGGAAGGACGACATGATCATCTCCGGCGGGGAGAACGTCTACCCGAGCGAGGTGGAGGACGTGCTGTTCGCCCACGACGAGGTGGTGGAGGCCGCGGTGGTCGGCGAACCGGACGACCAGTGGGGCGAGCGCGTCGTCGCTTACATCGTCGGCGAGGCGGACGCAGAGACGCTGGATGCGTACATGCTGGAGACGGACCGGCTGGCCGACTTCAAGCGCCCGCGGGCCTACTACTTCGTGGAGGAACTGCCGAAGAACCCGAGCGGGAAGGTGCAGAAGTTCCGTCTCCGGAGCGACGAGGTGGACCCGGAGGGGACGGCGGTGGCGGAGGACTGA
- a CDS encoding DNA-directed RNA polymerase subunit L yields the protein MDLRVIANRENELSIEIAGEDHTFMNVLKGALLETEGVAAATYDMNPEQSGGQTDPILTIKTEGGAKPLDALEAAAKNVKDKTVSFREAFEAA from the coding sequence ATGGACCTACGCGTCATCGCGAACCGCGAGAACGAACTCTCCATCGAGATCGCGGGCGAGGACCACACCTTCATGAACGTGCTGAAGGGCGCGCTCCTCGAGACGGAGGGGGTCGCGGCCGCGACGTACGACATGAACCCCGAACAGTCCGGTGGCCAGACCGACCCCATCCTGACGATCAAGACCGAGGGCGGGGCGAAGCCGCTCGACGCCCTCGAGGCCGCCGCGAAGAACGTCAAGGACAAGACCGTCTCGTTCCGCGAGGCGTTCGAGGCGGCCTGA
- the hisF gene encoding imidazole glycerol phosphate synthase subunit HisF yields MTLTKRIIPCIDVDLDDDGNPAVYTGVNFTDLEYTGDPVEMAKKYNEAGADEFVFLDITASAEGRETMLHVVNEVADEVFIPLTVGGGIRTKDDIKETLRAGADKVSITTGALERPELITEGAEAFGSQCIVISVDARRRYDEQGEHYVSVDGESVWFECTKKGGREGTGVDVVSWAEESEARGAGELFVNSIDADGTKDGYDIPLTKAVCDTVSTPVIASSGAGSPEHMYEVFTEAGADAGLAASIFHFGEYSIREVKEYLAEHDVPVRL; encoded by the coding sequence ATGACGCTCACCAAGCGGATCATCCCCTGTATCGACGTCGACCTCGACGACGACGGGAACCCCGCCGTCTACACCGGCGTCAACTTCACCGACCTCGAGTACACGGGTGACCCGGTGGAGATGGCGAAGAAGTACAATGAGGCGGGCGCCGACGAGTTCGTCTTCCTCGACATCACCGCGAGCGCGGAGGGCCGCGAGACGATGCTCCACGTCGTCAACGAGGTGGCCGACGAGGTGTTCATCCCCCTCACCGTCGGCGGGGGCATCCGCACGAAGGACGACATCAAGGAGACGCTCCGGGCCGGGGCGGACAAGGTGTCCATCACGACGGGCGCACTGGAGCGACCGGAACTCATCACCGAGGGTGCCGAGGCGTTCGGCAGCCAGTGTATCGTCATCAGCGTCGACGCGCGCCGGCGCTACGACGAGCAGGGCGAGCACTACGTCTCCGTGGACGGCGAGAGCGTCTGGTTCGAGTGCACCAAGAAGGGCGGCCGCGAGGGGACGGGCGTCGACGTCGTCTCGTGGGCCGAGGAGAGCGAGGCACGGGGCGCGGGCGAACTGTTCGTCAACTCCATCGACGCCGACGGCACGAAGGATGGCTACGACATCCCCCTGACGAAGGCGGTCTGTGACACCGTCTCCACGCCCGTCATCGCCTCCTCTGGCGCCGGGAGCCCGGAACACATGTACGAGGTGTTCACCGAGGCGGGCGCGGACGCCGGCCTCGCTGCGTCCATCTTCCACTTCGGCGAGTACTCCATCCGCGAGGTCAAGGAGTACCTCGCCGAACACGACGTGCCTGTCCGCCTCTGA
- a CDS encoding nuclear transport factor 2 family protein has translation MATRIHGWERESTDPVLVRRFVRSLFEGDADGATALVSERCVFHGSWVDEGDDGEAAVDTALELVGSADVELETVETTDTEGLISATVTTSGHGGPPVSPDPEATALTDADAEVPPFATCRVEDDRIVEVWLDVAQLGDGTSGPLGALLGRVSAWLHAD, from the coding sequence ATGGCGACCAGAATACACGGCTGGGAACGGGAGTCCACCGACCCGGTCCTCGTTCGGCGGTTCGTGCGGAGCCTGTTCGAGGGTGATGCCGACGGCGCAACCGCGCTGGTGAGCGAGCGCTGCGTGTTCCACGGGTCCTGGGTCGACGAGGGCGACGACGGCGAGGCGGCCGTGGACACGGCGCTGGAGCTGGTCGGCTCGGCCGACGTGGAGCTCGAGACCGTCGAGACCACGGACACCGAGGGGCTCATCTCGGCTACCGTGACGACGAGCGGCCACGGCGGTCCCCCGGTGTCACCCGATCCGGAGGCCACCGCGCTGACCGACGCCGACGCGGAGGTGCCGCCGTTCGCGACCTGTCGTGTCGAGGACGACCGCATCGTCGAGGTCTGGCTCGACGTAGCCCAACTCGGCGACGGGACGAGCGGGCCACTCGGGGCGCTCCTCGGCCGGGTCTCGGCCTGGCTCCACGCCGACTGA
- a CDS encoding DUF7550 family protein, which yields MADHADDGGHSDHHEHDEGRSTAPQSAYTGRDVAVGWVVALVGLLVTFGIPIALTI from the coding sequence ATGGCAGACCACGCTGACGACGGCGGACACTCGGACCACCACGAGCACGACGAAGGTCGCTCGACGGCCCCGCAGAGCGCGTACACCGGCCGCGACGTGGCCGTCGGCTGGGTCGTCGCCCTCGTCGGCCTCCTCGTCACGTTCGGCATCCCCATCGCACTGACCATCTGA
- a CDS encoding ornithine cyclodeaminase family protein — protein MRVISDEDVAAVLSLPELLDVCERALLADGRGETVRPDRPHYPLGAGLDGPEPLGTGLTMPAYVEGEPYAATKLATVHPDNPSHGLPTVRAHLSLVDARTGEPVALLSAERLTNARTGCIGGLATRELAVDGPLTVGVLGAGAQARWQTRAIAAAREVEAVRLYSPSHSRERCAADLRERGLDASAVDTPRTAVEGADVVVTATTSHDPVFPADALSPGTLVVAVGAYTSEMQELDPAVFDRAARVFADVPEEVAEVGDLRGTGLDVGDLVPLSSALAGEAGRETDEEILVAESVGTAVLDAAGGAHLYGRAVEAGLGSEVSL, from the coding sequence ATGCGAGTCATCTCGGACGAGGACGTGGCAGCGGTGCTGTCACTCCCGGAACTGCTGGACGTCTGCGAGCGAGCGCTGCTGGCAGACGGCCGCGGCGAGACGGTGCGCCCGGACCGACCCCACTACCCCCTCGGTGCCGGACTGGACGGCCCAGAACCGCTCGGGACGGGACTGACGATGCCGGCCTACGTCGAGGGGGAGCCCTACGCGGCGACGAAACTGGCGACGGTCCACCCCGACAACCCCTCGCACGGTCTCCCCACCGTCCGGGCACACCTCTCGCTCGTCGACGCGCGGACCGGCGAGCCGGTCGCCCTGCTCTCCGCCGAGCGCCTGACGAACGCCCGCACGGGCTGTATCGGTGGACTGGCGACGCGCGAACTGGCAGTCGACGGCCCGCTCACGGTCGGCGTCCTCGGCGCCGGCGCGCAGGCCCGCTGGCAGACCCGCGCCATCGCCGCCGCACGCGAGGTGGAGGCCGTCCGCCTCTACTCGCCGAGCCACTCGCGCGAGCGGTGCGCCGCGGACCTCCGGGAGCGCGGTCTCGACGCCTCGGCCGTCGACACGCCGCGTACAGCCGTCGAGGGGGCCGACGTGGTCGTCACAGCGACGACGAGCCACGACCCCGTCTTCCCCGCCGACGCGCTCTCGCCCGGGACGCTGGTCGTCGCCGTCGGCGCGTACACGAGCGAGATGCAGGAACTCGACCCGGCGGTGTTCGACCGCGCGGCACGCGTCTTCGCGGACGTGCCGGAGGAGGTGGCCGAGGTCGGTGACCTCCGGGGGACCGGCCTCGACGTGGGCGACCTCGTCCCGCTCTCGTCGGCCCTCGCCGGCGAGGCGGGCCGGGAGACGGACGAGGAGATACTGGTCGCAGAGAGCGTGGGGACGGCCGTCCTCGACGCGGCGGGTGGGGCCCACCTCTACGGGCGAGCGGTCGAGGCAGGACTCGGGAGCGAGGTGTCGCTCTAG
- the purL gene encoding phosphoribosylformylglycinamidine synthase subunit PurL, which yields MSLTPSDHALVVDELGRDPTPAEEALFENLWSEHCAYRSSRMLLSRFDSEGDQVVVGPGDDAAVVALPTADDAEDVYITMGIESHNHPSYVDPFDGAATGVGGIVRDTLSMGAYPIALTDSLYFGAFDREHSRYLFEGVVEGISHYGNCIGVPTVGGSVAFHDDYEGNPLVNVSCVGLVTDTDRLVTAEAQAVGNRLVLVGNATGRDGLGGASFASEDLAEDAETEDRPAVQVGDPYAEKLLIEASEELVDRRLVESARDLGAAGLGGASSEMIAKGGKGARIELDRVHQREPNMVALEILLAESQERMCYEVRPENVDAVREVAEKYDLGFSDIGEVTEGNYVCTFEGETVVDVPAEYLADGAPLNDLATEPQPEPETALPDADLREAFEAVVGAPNTASKRWVYRQYDHEVGLRTANRPGDDAAVMAIREAVGADGEGLGLAISAGADPNWTTANPYEGARACAVENATNLAAKGATPLAAVDCLNGGNPEKPDVYGGFSDIVSGLADACTALSVPVVGGNVSLYNDSVTGPIPPTPTLAMVGTRSGFDAPPGAFTGEGDLLVVGDRALAGESVGLGGSEYLAQFGGEDAFPAVADTAPAFVAALAEVADHESVRAAHDVSHGGLAVALAEMVTPATGASVDLAADDLHRVLFNEAVGRAVIETTDPDAVREAFDGVAPVAHVGTTDRSGSLAVEAGDETIVLEHEHVVDLRAVVDREMD from the coding sequence ATGAGCCTCACCCCGTCGGACCACGCCCTCGTGGTCGACGAACTGGGCCGCGACCCCACGCCCGCCGAGGAAGCGCTGTTCGAGAACCTCTGGAGTGAACACTGCGCCTACCGCTCCTCGCGGATGCTCCTCTCCCGGTTCGACAGCGAGGGCGACCAGGTCGTCGTCGGTCCCGGCGACGACGCGGCCGTCGTCGCGCTCCCCACGGCCGACGACGCCGAGGACGTCTACATCACGATGGGTATCGAGAGCCACAACCACCCGTCGTACGTCGACCCGTTCGACGGCGCGGCGACGGGCGTCGGCGGCATCGTCCGCGACACGCTCTCGATGGGCGCCTACCCCATCGCCCTCACGGACTCGCTCTACTTCGGCGCGTTCGACCGCGAGCACTCGCGCTACCTCTTCGAGGGCGTCGTCGAGGGCATCAGTCACTACGGCAACTGCATCGGCGTCCCCACGGTCGGCGGGAGCGTCGCGTTCCACGACGACTACGAGGGGAACCCGCTCGTCAACGTCTCGTGTGTGGGCCTCGTCACGGACACCGACCGCCTCGTCACGGCCGAGGCACAGGCGGTGGGCAACCGCCTCGTGCTCGTCGGGAACGCGACCGGACGCGACGGCCTCGGCGGGGCCTCCTTCGCGAGTGAGGACCTCGCCGAGGACGCCGAGACGGAGGACCGACCCGCGGTACAGGTCGGCGACCCCTACGCCGAGAAGCTCCTCATCGAGGCGAGCGAGGAACTCGTCGACCGGCGGCTCGTCGAGAGCGCCCGTGACCTCGGCGCGGCGGGCCTCGGAGGAGCCTCCTCCGAGATGATCGCGAAGGGCGGGAAGGGCGCTCGCATCGAACTGGACCGCGTCCACCAGCGCGAACCGAACATGGTCGCGCTGGAGATCCTACTGGCCGAGTCACAGGAGCGGATGTGCTACGAGGTCCGGCCGGAGAACGTCGACGCGGTCCGCGAGGTGGCCGAGAAGTACGACCTCGGCTTCTCCGACATCGGCGAGGTCACCGAGGGGAACTACGTCTGCACGTTCGAGGGCGAGACGGTCGTCGACGTGCCCGCCGAGTACCTCGCGGACGGGGCGCCGCTGAACGACCTCGCGACCGAACCCCAGCCCGAACCGGAGACGGCCCTCCCCGACGCGGACCTCCGGGAGGCGTTCGAGGCCGTCGTCGGCGCGCCGAACACCGCGTCGAAACGCTGGGTCTACCGGCAGTACGACCACGAGGTCGGGCTCCGGACGGCGAACCGGCCCGGCGACGACGCGGCCGTGATGGCCATCCGGGAGGCCGTCGGCGCGGACGGCGAGGGCCTCGGCCTCGCCATCTCCGCCGGCGCGGACCCCAACTGGACGACGGCGAACCCCTACGAGGGTGCCCGAGCCTGCGCCGTGGAGAACGCGACCAACCTCGCGGCGAAGGGCGCGACCCCGCTCGCCGCCGTCGACTGCCTGAACGGCGGCAACCCCGAGAAACCGGACGTGTACGGCGGCTTCTCCGACATCGTCTCGGGACTCGCCGACGCGTGTACGGCCCTCTCGGTGCCAGTCGTCGGCGGGAACGTCTCGCTCTACAACGACTCCGTGACCGGGCCCATCCCGCCTACGCCGACGCTGGCGATGGTCGGAACCCGCTCCGGGTTCGACGCCCCTCCCGGCGCGTTCACCGGGGAGGGCGACCTCCTCGTCGTCGGCGACCGCGCACTCGCCGGCGAGAGCGTCGGCCTCGGCGGGAGTGAGTACCTCGCCCAGTTCGGCGGGGAGGACGCCTTCCCCGCCGTGGCCGACACCGCACCGGCCTTCGTCGCGGCGCTGGCTGAGGTGGCCGACCACGAATCGGTCCGGGCCGCACACGACGTGAGCCACGGCGGCCTCGCCGTCGCACTCGCCGAGATGGTGACACCCGCGACCGGGGCGAGCGTCGACCTCGCTGCCGACGACCTGCACCGCGTGCTGTTCAACGAGGCCGTGGGCCGCGCCGTGATCGAGACCACGGACCCCGACGCCGTCCGCGAGGCGTTCGACGGCGTCGCGCCCGTCGCACACGTCGGGACGACGGACCGCTCGGGTTCGCTCGCGGTGGAGGCCGGCGACGAGACCATCGTCCTCGAACACGAGCACGTCGTCGACCTCCGGGCCGTCGTCGACCGCGAGATGGACTGA
- a CDS encoding PHP domain-containing protein — protein sequence MLSVELHCHSALSYDAHDPVELLLEQAAGVGLDAIAVTDHDEIDASLRAAELARNYDLVGIPGIEVSSAAGHVLGLGVREAIPPGRTFVETVDRIRGQGGIAVVPHPFQTSRHGVAPHVTETELASADAIEVYNSRLLTGLANRWAESFAVDHGLPMTAGSDAHISEMVGQAVTMVDTDDRDPWAILDAVREGKTEVLGKRTPWRISLKQFGGGIRRRIVSGVRHAI from the coding sequence GTGCTTTCGGTCGAGCTCCACTGTCACTCCGCGCTCTCGTACGACGCACACGACCCCGTCGAACTCCTGCTGGAGCAGGCGGCGGGCGTGGGGCTCGACGCCATCGCCGTCACCGACCACGACGAGATCGACGCGTCGCTCCGGGCGGCGGAACTCGCCCGGAACTACGACCTCGTCGGCATCCCCGGCATCGAGGTCTCGTCGGCCGCCGGCCACGTCCTCGGTCTCGGCGTGCGTGAGGCCATCCCGCCGGGACGCACGTTCGTGGAGACGGTCGACCGCATCCGCGGGCAGGGTGGCATCGCGGTCGTCCCGCACCCGTTCCAGACCTCCAGACACGGCGTCGCGCCCCACGTCACCGAGACGGAACTCGCCTCGGCCGACGCCATCGAGGTCTACAACTCCCGGCTCCTCACGGGGCTGGCGAACCGCTGGGCCGAGTCGTTCGCCGTCGACCACGGCCTGCCGATGACCGCCGGGAGCGACGCGCACATCTCCGAGATGGTCGGACAGGCCGTCACGATGGTCGACACGGACGACCGCGACCCGTGGGCCATCCTCGACGCCGTCCGCGAGGGGAAGACGGAGGTACTGGGCAAGCGGACGCCGTGGCGCATCTCGCTCAAGCAGTTCGGGGGCGGCATCCGCCGTCGCATCGTCAGCGGCGTCCGCCACGCCATCTGA
- a CDS encoding asparagine synthase C-terminal domain-containing protein: MTWHVHGNRQAAERGAADRDPLVGTDVVFQPCRGYAYAVDREGGTAIGRDVLGRYPIYYDRERSDRWAFDPTELDAPELLPAGTMRVLPNDPDHEAAPEAERLFDLPRGSPDHDDPSAVSLLLHRRLNGAFADVEREARREDHRVAVAFSGGVDSAVVAAGLREERRRQAADDAAPEPSCYVVGFPDSQDVAVARETAAALDLHLRVVELTHATLERAVPEVARAIGRTNPMDVSIALPLYLAGERAAAEGYTHLAVGQGADELFGGYQKVVDPAGDHRVEAETVRGARRETMLSLPEQLPRDVLALRAAGVEPVAPFLDDRVVDLGLHLAPECIVEGDRRKVALREAAHHRLPEAVAERDKKAVQYGSNVSRELDRLARRAGFKRRMDDHVGQYVRSLL, translated from the coding sequence ATGACGTGGCACGTCCACGGCAACCGGCAGGCCGCCGAACGCGGCGCCGCCGACCGGGACCCACTCGTCGGCACAGACGTCGTCTTCCAGCCCTGCCGGGGCTACGCCTACGCCGTGGACCGGGAGGGAGGGACGGCCATCGGCCGTGACGTGCTCGGGCGCTACCCTATCTACTACGACCGGGAGCGGTCGGACCGCTGGGCGTTCGACCCGACGGAACTCGACGCCCCGGAACTCCTTCCCGCCGGGACGATGCGCGTCTTGCCGAACGACCCGGACCACGAGGCCGCCCCGGAGGCGGAACGCCTCTTCGACCTGCCCCGGGGCAGCCCGGACCACGACGACCCCTCGGCGGTCAGCCTGCTCCTCCACCGACGACTGAATGGAGCGTTCGCCGACGTGGAACGCGAGGCGCGACGGGAGGACCACCGCGTCGCCGTGGCCTTCTCGGGCGGCGTGGATTCGGCCGTCGTCGCGGCCGGCCTGCGCGAGGAACGCCGCCGGCAGGCCGCGGACGACGCTGCCCCCGAGCCGAGTTGCTACGTCGTCGGCTTCCCCGACAGTCAGGACGTGGCCGTCGCCCGCGAGACGGCCGCGGCGCTCGACCTGCACCTCCGCGTGGTGGAACTGACCCACGCGACACTCGAGCGGGCGGTGCCAGAGGTGGCCCGCGCCATCGGTCGGACCAACCCGATGGACGTGAGCATCGCCCTGCCGCTCTACCTCGCCGGCGAACGCGCCGCGGCCGAGGGCTACACGCACCTCGCCGTCGGGCAGGGCGCGGACGAACTGTTCGGCGGGTATCAGAAGGTGGTGGACCCCGCGGGCGACCACCGCGTCGAGGCGGAGACGGTCCGCGGGGCACGCCGCGAGACGATGCTGTCGCTCCCCGAGCAGTTGCCGCGGGACGTGCTGGCGCTCCGCGCGGCTGGCGTCGAGCCGGTCGCCCCGTTCCTGGACGACCGCGTCGTCGACCTCGGGCTCCACCTCGCCCCCGAGTGCATCGTCGAGGGCGACCGCCGGAAGGTGGCGCTGCGCGAGGCGGCGCACCACCGACTCCCCGAGGCGGTCGCCGAACGCGACAAGAAGGCGGTCCAGTACGGGTCGAACGTCTCGCGGGAACTCGACCGACTGGCCCGGCGGGCCGGATTCAAGCGCCGGATGGACGACCACGTCGGGCAGTACGTGCGGTCGCTACTCTGA
- a CDS encoding NUDIX hydrolase, with amino-acid sequence METTRHFVATVYVVSDGATCLHEHERLEMWLPPGGHVDRDELPHEAALREAREETGLDVELVTETGDLDSETASSLPQPQHFLLEDIDVHPDGRVSHQHVDFVFYGHAESRDIDPDGHDEAHPESWEWFTPADLRERADELADDVVEAGLRAIETVDAAEDPADSE; translated from the coding sequence ATGGAGACCACCCGCCACTTCGTCGCCACCGTCTACGTCGTGAGCGACGGCGCCACCTGCCTGCACGAGCACGAGCGACTCGAGATGTGGCTCCCGCCCGGCGGCCACGTCGACCGCGACGAACTCCCCCACGAGGCCGCGCTCCGCGAGGCCCGCGAGGAGACGGGACTCGACGTGGAACTCGTCACCGAGACGGGCGACCTCGACTCGGAGACCGCGAGTTCGCTCCCGCAGCCACAGCACTTCCTGCTGGAGGACATCGACGTCCACCCGGACGGCCGGGTGAGTCACCAGCACGTCGACTTCGTCTTCTACGGCCACGCCGAGTCACGCGACATCGACCCCGACGGGCACGACGAAGCCCACCCCGAGTCGTGGGAGTGGTTCACGCCGGCCGACCTGCGCGAGCGGGCGGACGAACTCGCGGACGACGTGGTCGAGGCGGGCCTGCGGGCCATCGAGACGGTCGACGCGGCGGAGGACCCGGCCGACTCAGAGTAG